In one window of Natrinema halophilum DNA:
- a CDS encoding class I SAM-dependent methyltransferase yields the protein MEKADELGLEIELRSAGAESLPYEDDSFDVVITSMVFCTIPDIEATLSEVARVLRPGGEFRFFEHVLDDGWRARIQSRIAPLWKRAAGECYLTRQIASVFTADRSFDVVKVDRMNLGVAPIRPFVRGRLRKRA from the coding sequence ATCGAGAAAGCAGATGAGTTGGGACTCGAAATCGAGCTCCGGTCAGCGGGCGCGGAATCGCTCCCGTACGAGGACGACTCGTTCGACGTTGTGATCACCTCGATGGTCTTCTGTACGATCCCGGATATCGAGGCGACACTCTCGGAGGTGGCCCGTGTGTTACGGCCCGGCGGCGAGTTCCGTTTCTTCGAACACGTACTGGACGACGGGTGGCGCGCTCGCATCCAGTCTCGTATCGCACCGCTCTGGAAGCGGGCTGCAGGCGAATGTTACTTGACGAGACAGATTGCATCGGTGTTCACCGCCGACCGATCGTTTGACGTCGTCAAGGTCGATCGGATGAACCTCGGCGTGGCGCCGATACGACCGTTCGTTCGAGGCCGACTCCGGAAACGAGCGTGA
- a CDS encoding HNH endonuclease, translating to MADGGRLLEESNLQTLCADCHSEKPVDENCDRDPAPNMTLTDYLDLES from the coding sequence ATCGCGGACGGCGGTCGCCTGCTTGAGGAATCGAACCTCCAGACGCTCTGTGCGGACTGTCACAGCGAGAAGCCGGTCGACGAGAACTGCGATCGAGATCCAGCGCCAAACATGACGCTTACCGACTATCTGGATCTCGAGTCCTAA
- a CDS encoding orc1/cdc6 family replication initiation protein: MGLFQPDTDIFQERDVLREDYQPEEIVGRDEELQQYISALQPVINGDQPANIFLYGKAGVGKTACTRYLHRELKDDVAEFDVDLTTIRTNCEDLSTSYQVAIQLINDLRDPEDHLKPTGYPRRQVNEWLWEELDAIGGTVIIVFDEIDHIDDDSILYQIPRARANGNLEESKVGIIGISNDFKFRESLSSKVQSSLCEKELQFPAYNANELRDILRQRADIAFFDYVVPHEVIAKCAAFGAKDAGDARQSLDLLMEAGDVAVEQDATQVTVDHVDQARKSLERSRIVDGVAGLTQQGHLVLYALLMLHEEGDTPIRARDVQDRYEIICGRAAVDSLVPRRMRDHLGELSMLGIASRTERNRGESGGWYYEYALDTNPDLLLEALDETVDMVGVTDAVQQRLEQDLCHPKDTGHNGIYSVA, encoded by the coding sequence ATGGGCTTGTTCCAGCCTGACACAGATATCTTTCAGGAGCGAGATGTCCTCCGAGAAGATTACCAACCAGAGGAGATTGTCGGTCGCGATGAAGAGCTACAGCAGTATATTTCAGCCCTACAGCCCGTCATCAACGGCGATCAGCCTGCGAATATCTTTCTCTATGGCAAAGCAGGCGTCGGGAAAACCGCTTGTACGCGCTATCTTCATCGGGAGCTCAAAGACGACGTGGCTGAATTCGATGTCGATCTCACGACTATCCGTACGAACTGCGAGGATCTGAGTACGAGCTATCAGGTCGCGATTCAACTGATCAACGATCTCCGCGATCCAGAGGATCATTTGAAGCCGACCGGCTATCCTCGACGACAAGTCAACGAATGGCTTTGGGAAGAACTCGACGCGATCGGGGGCACCGTCATCATTGTATTCGACGAGATCGATCACATCGACGATGATTCGATTCTGTACCAGATCCCACGCGCTCGAGCCAACGGCAATCTAGAGGAATCGAAGGTCGGGATCATCGGTATTTCAAACGACTTTAAATTCCGCGAGTCGCTGAGTTCGAAAGTCCAGTCGAGCCTGTGCGAAAAGGAACTCCAGTTCCCTGCCTACAATGCGAATGAGCTCCGTGATATCCTTCGCCAACGTGCTGATATCGCGTTTTTCGATTATGTCGTGCCGCATGAAGTCATCGCGAAGTGTGCGGCGTTCGGTGCTAAAGACGCCGGAGACGCCCGACAGAGTCTAGATTTGCTTATGGAAGCAGGGGACGTGGCTGTTGAACAGGACGCCACGCAGGTAACCGTCGACCACGTCGACCAGGCTCGAAAGTCCCTCGAGCGGAGTCGGATCGTCGATGGCGTTGCTGGTCTCACTCAGCAGGGACATCTCGTGCTGTACGCCCTCCTGATGTTACACGAAGAGGGTGATACACCGATTCGGGCGCGTGACGTGCAAGATCGATACGAAATTATTTGTGGTCGAGCTGCAGTTGACTCGCTCGTTCCCCGACGGATGCGTGACCATCTCGGCGAGCTTTCGATGTTAGGGATCGCGAGTCGTACAGAGCGGAACAGAGGTGAATCGGGTGGTTGGTACTACGAGTATGCTCTCGACACAAATCCCGATCTCTTACTCGAAGCTCTCGACGAGACAGTGGACATGGTGGGGGTAACCGACGCCGTTCAGCAGCGTCTCGAGCAGGACCTCTGCCACCCGAAAGACACTGGACACAATGGGATCTATTCTGTCGCCTGA
- the lpdA gene encoding dihydrolipoyl dehydrogenase, translating into MVVGNNTTSTDVLVIGGGPGGYVAAIRASQLGLDVTLVEKEAYGGTCLNHGCIPSKALVSATELAHRAGTAEHMGVHADPAIDLQGVINWKDDVVEQLTSGVEKLCKGNGVNLIEGTAEFADETTARIVHDGEGQGTQAIEFEHAIVATGSRPIELPGFPFTDEHVHSSREALAFDHLPDRLLVVGAGYIGMELATVFATAGSEVTVVEQLNEALPTYEDDITRIVRKSASDRGIEFNFGEAASSYEDTGHGLVVETESEDGQVSEYECDEILVAVGRRPVTDTLGLDAIGLEPDENGFLPTDDQARTDVETVFAIGDVAGEPMLAHAAMHEGHVAAEVAAGEPAALDARTIPAVVFTDPEVATVGLTEAEAESAGFDPNVGEFQLSANGRALTRNESNGFVRVVASSDGEFILGAQIVSPDASELVAELGLAIEIGAVLEDVAATVHAHPTLSEAVKEAAANARGEAIHSLNRSH; encoded by the coding sequence ATGGTTGTCGGCAACAATACTACCAGCACAGACGTATTGGTAATCGGTGGTGGACCAGGGGGGTACGTGGCCGCCATCCGTGCGTCCCAACTCGGCCTCGACGTCACGCTCGTCGAAAAGGAGGCCTACGGCGGCACTTGCCTCAATCACGGCTGCATCCCCTCGAAAGCGCTCGTCTCGGCGACGGAACTCGCCCATCGCGCCGGTACTGCCGAACACATGGGCGTTCATGCCGACCCCGCCATCGACCTCCAGGGTGTGATCAACTGGAAGGACGACGTCGTCGAGCAGCTTACGAGCGGTGTCGAGAAACTCTGCAAGGGCAACGGCGTCAATCTAATCGAGGGCACAGCCGAATTCGCCGACGAGACCACAGCGCGTATCGTCCACGATGGCGAAGGCCAGGGCACCCAAGCCATCGAGTTCGAGCACGCCATCGTCGCAACTGGAAGCCGACCGATCGAACTTCCTGGCTTCCCGTTCACCGACGAGCACGTCCACTCCTCGCGGGAAGCGCTCGCGTTTGACCACCTCCCGGATCGCCTGCTGGTCGTCGGTGCGGGCTACATCGGTATGGAACTGGCCACTGTGTTTGCGACGGCTGGCAGCGAGGTCACCGTCGTCGAACAACTCAACGAGGCTCTGCCGACCTACGAGGACGACATCACTCGAATCGTCCGCAAAAGCGCCAGCGACCGCGGCATAGAATTCAACTTCGGTGAAGCCGCCAGTAGCTACGAGGATACTGGCCATGGCCTCGTCGTCGAGACTGAGTCCGAGGACGGACAAGTGTCCGAGTACGAGTGCGACGAGATTCTCGTCGCCGTGGGCCGCCGGCCAGTTACCGACACGCTGGGGTTGGACGCCATCGGCCTGGAACCCGATGAGAACGGGTTCCTCCCGACCGACGACCAGGCGCGGACCGACGTCGAAACAGTATTCGCCATCGGTGACGTCGCTGGTGAACCGATGCTCGCCCACGCGGCGATGCACGAGGGCCACGTCGCCGCGGAGGTCGCGGCGGGCGAACCGGCGGCGCTGGACGCCCGGACGATACCAGCCGTCGTCTTTACCGACCCCGAGGTAGCAACGGTAGGGCTGACTGAAGCTGAGGCAGAGTCAGCGGGCTTCGATCCCAACGTCGGGGAGTTCCAGCTCAGCGCGAACGGGCGGGCGCTCACTCGCAACGAGTCCAACGGGTTCGTTCGAGTTGTTGCCTCGAGCGACGGCGAATTCATCCTCGGCGCACAAATCGTCAGCCCGGACGCCTCCGAGCTCGTGGCGGAGCTTGGCCTGGCGATCGAGATTGGTGCCGTGCTTGAAGACGTCGCCGCTACCGTCCACGCCCACCCGACGCTATCCGAAGCAGTCAAGGAAGCCGCCGCGAACGCACGCGGAGAGGCGATCCATTCGCTCAACCGGTCCCATTAG
- a CDS encoding Mrp/NBP35 family ATP-binding protein yields the protein MTDSMQEDQSDTAEAVSSALAAASIGEDVRFPDVTALEAFDVTIIDDAVIVTVTLPVPSDSLRAVVERDVRRAVQAIDSVSTVECRFEPVVSDPGTRVEFIPDVKNVVAVSSGKGGVGKSTIAVNIATALSEAGASVGLLDADVYGPNAPAMLGLGERKPGATQADEMVPREAHGVKVMSIGFITGEDDPVIWRGPLVDEFIKQLFGDVAWGALDYLIVDMPPGTGDAQLSLIQHLPVTGAVIVTTPQLVALDDARRGLRGFAEYDVPVLGIVENMTSFECPDCGSAHEIFDSGGASRLCEEFSVPLLGAIPLDSAVGTLDGETDDDSKPPGVSVPGIGRLQLPQTRAERERPSSLPPISLRDDGGGARGALNLTATRIAAQINKL from the coding sequence ATGACTGATTCCATGCAGGAAGACCAGTCCGATACCGCCGAGGCGGTATCGAGCGCGCTCGCAGCGGCCTCGATTGGAGAGGATGTCCGGTTCCCGGACGTCACCGCGCTCGAGGCGTTTGATGTGACAATCATCGACGACGCAGTAATAGTGACGGTGACCCTCCCAGTTCCGTCGGATAGCCTCCGAGCAGTCGTCGAACGCGACGTGCGACGTGCCGTACAGGCCATCGATAGCGTCTCGACGGTCGAATGCCGGTTCGAGCCGGTCGTTTCCGATCCCGGTACTCGGGTCGAGTTCATTCCCGACGTCAAGAACGTCGTGGCAGTCAGCAGCGGCAAAGGTGGAGTCGGTAAAAGTACCATCGCGGTAAATATCGCAACTGCACTCTCAGAGGCCGGTGCCTCCGTTGGACTTCTGGATGCGGACGTGTACGGCCCGAATGCGCCTGCTATGCTTGGCCTCGGAGAACGGAAGCCAGGGGCAACGCAGGCTGACGAGATGGTCCCACGTGAAGCTCACGGCGTGAAGGTCATGAGTATCGGATTCATCACCGGAGAAGACGATCCAGTCATCTGGCGTGGACCGCTCGTCGACGAGTTCATCAAGCAACTGTTCGGCGACGTAGCCTGGGGCGCACTGGACTACCTGATCGTCGATATGCCCCCGGGGACCGGCGACGCCCAACTGTCGCTTATCCAGCATTTGCCGGTTACGGGCGCAGTCATCGTTACGACACCGCAGCTAGTGGCTCTCGACGATGCGCGCCGTGGTCTCCGTGGCTTCGCCGAGTATGACGTTCCCGTGCTGGGCATCGTCGAAAATATGACGAGCTTCGAGTGTCCTGATTGCGGTTCCGCCCACGAAATATTCGATTCTGGCGGGGCCAGCAGGTTGTGTGAAGAGTTCAGCGTCCCGTTACTTGGTGCCATTCCGCTCGATTCCGCGGTGGGGACGCTTGACGGTGAGACCGACGACGACTCGAAACCGCCCGGTGTGTCGGTCCCTGGTATCGGACGACTCCAACTCCCCCAGACGCGCGCAGAACGGGAGCGGCCGTCGAGTCTTCCGCCGATCTCACTCCGTGATGACGGCGGTGGGGCTCGAGGTGCGCTAAACCTCACAGCAACCCGAATAGCTGCCCAGATTAACAAGCTTTGA
- a CDS encoding molybdopterin-dependent oxidoreductase encodes MGQDFDPSRIEKFAEKLGLISNRSTDTPKQRQGQSDRVTPAGIDGLSSYPDPEKWNDWTEYESSGEPRDYSVVPTACFNCEAGCGLLTYIDKETGDIRKIEGNPEHPGSRGRNCAKGPATINQLNDPERIKYPLKRDGPRGSGQWKRISWEEALDDIASEMRETILDERENEITYHVGRPGHEEYMDRVIDAWGLDGHNSHTNICSAGARAGYGLWHKYDRPSADFANADFILLLSAHLESGHYFNPHAQRIMEGVMEGGELAVLDPRLSNTAAMANYWLPSQPGSEAAVLLAMANVIIDEGMYDREFMESWVNWQQFLEEKHPDREVTFETYIEVLQEIYADFTPEYAEAESGVDAEKIRKIGRKIGKAGNQFASHIWRSAASGNKGGWQVSRTLHFLSVLTGSVGTEGGTSPNAWHKFDPELPNEPPRQKLWDEMQLPEEWPFGHYEMSQLLPYFLKEGRGKLSVYFTRVFNPVYTYPDGFSWIEALTDEDKVGMHVALTPTWNETAYFADYVLPMGHSPERHDIQSQETHAGTWVTYRQPVHREYAEREGENIDRTYEANPGEVWEEDEFWLDLSWKVDEDGELGIREYFESPYRDGDGDEPVKMTIDEYYRYIFENEDKLVELAEEKDMTPLEYMKHHGAFEASTNDYEIHEEPLDESVLEEDDVWVDDYGTIRRGEEPEYYSEVDGSDVLGVMVDGEPKRGFPTPTGKQQFYSKTMEEWGWDDDKYTLPHYIKSHVHPEEIDYHEDEMVFVPTFRLPTQIHSRSSNSKYLEEISHNNPVWIHTKDAARLGVETGDLVRVETDIGYFVNEAWVTESIKPGIIAMSHHMGQWKIDREDVDTDSKEGGDPYGKVTVDLDNEQNQWGMRQTEGIKPFESTDPDSERVWWNDGGVAQNLTHAPHPDPISGMHCWHQHVTVIPAKEDDYYGDVYVDTDKSMEIYREWKEDTKPAPGPNKLRRPKWLKRPVAPPTEDGQDDAWYVDGPVGRPDKWDVDRGSDYAGSSSAAGDDD; translated from the coding sequence ATGGGACAAGATTTTGATCCAAGTCGGATAGAAAAGTTCGCCGAGAAACTCGGCCTGATATCGAACCGATCGACTGACACGCCGAAGCAACGACAAGGACAGAGCGACAGAGTGACGCCGGCTGGAATCGACGGCCTGAGTTCCTACCCTGATCCGGAAAAGTGGAACGACTGGACGGAGTACGAATCGTCAGGCGAACCACGCGACTATTCGGTCGTCCCGACGGCCTGTTTCAACTGTGAAGCCGGTTGCGGCCTCCTGACCTACATTGACAAGGAAACTGGCGATATCCGGAAAATCGAGGGGAACCCCGAACACCCCGGCTCTCGCGGGCGTAATTGTGCCAAGGGGCCTGCAACGATCAACCAGTTAAACGACCCGGAGCGGATCAAGTATCCACTCAAGCGGGACGGGCCGCGCGGGTCGGGCCAGTGGAAACGCATCTCCTGGGAAGAAGCCCTCGACGACATCGCCTCGGAGATGCGCGAGACCATCCTGGACGAACGAGAAAACGAGATCACGTACCACGTCGGACGTCCCGGCCACGAGGAGTACATGGACCGCGTGATCGACGCGTGGGGGCTTGACGGACACAACTCTCACACAAACATCTGTAGCGCTGGTGCACGGGCGGGCTATGGCCTCTGGCACAAGTACGACCGGCCGAGCGCCGACTTCGCCAACGCCGACTTCATCCTGCTGCTATCGGCCCACCTGGAGTCGGGCCACTACTTCAATCCGCACGCACAGCGCATCATGGAGGGGGTCATGGAAGGCGGCGAACTCGCCGTCCTCGACCCACGATTGTCGAACACCGCAGCCATGGCGAACTACTGGCTGCCGTCCCAGCCCGGCAGCGAGGCGGCGGTGCTGCTGGCGATGGCCAACGTTATCATCGACGAAGGGATGTACGACCGTGAATTCATGGAGTCGTGGGTCAACTGGCAGCAGTTCCTCGAAGAGAAACATCCAGACCGCGAAGTCACCTTCGAGACGTACATCGAAGTTCTACAGGAGATATACGCCGACTTCACGCCCGAATACGCCGAAGCTGAAAGCGGCGTCGACGCCGAGAAGATCCGGAAGATCGGCCGCAAGATCGGAAAAGCCGGTAACCAGTTCGCCAGTCACATCTGGCGGTCGGCTGCCTCGGGCAATAAGGGCGGCTGGCAGGTTTCACGGACGCTTCACTTCCTATCGGTACTCACCGGAAGCGTCGGCACAGAGGGGGGTACCTCCCCTAACGCCTGGCACAAGTTCGATCCGGAGCTTCCGAACGAACCGCCGCGCCAGAAGCTATGGGATGAAATGCAACTCCCGGAGGAATGGCCGTTCGGTCATTACGAGATGAGCCAGCTCCTCCCGTACTTCCTCAAAGAAGGGCGAGGGAAGCTCTCGGTATACTTCACGCGGGTATTCAACCCCGTCTACACGTACCCCGACGGATTCTCGTGGATCGAAGCACTCACCGACGAGGACAAGGTCGGCATGCACGTCGCGCTCACGCCCACCTGGAATGAGACGGCTTACTTCGCCGACTACGTTCTACCGATGGGCCACAGTCCTGAACGCCACGACATACAGAGTCAGGAGACCCACGCCGGCACCTGGGTCACCTATCGACAGCCCGTCCACCGCGAGTACGCCGAACGCGAAGGTGAGAACATAGATCGGACGTACGAGGCTAACCCGGGTGAAGTGTGGGAGGAAGACGAGTTCTGGCTCGACCTCTCCTGGAAGGTCGACGAGGACGGCGAACTCGGCATTCGCGAATACTTCGAGTCACCGTACCGCGACGGAGACGGGGATGAGCCGGTCAAAATGACCATCGACGAGTACTACCGGTACATCTTTGAGAACGAGGACAAACTCGTCGAATTAGCCGAGGAGAAGGATATGACCCCGCTGGAGTACATGAAACACCACGGGGCATTCGAGGCATCGACGAACGACTACGAGATCCACGAGGAACCCCTCGACGAGAGCGTTCTGGAAGAGGATGACGTCTGGGTCGACGACTACGGGACGATTCGACGCGGGGAGGAACCGGAGTACTACTCCGAAGTAGATGGCTCGGATGTGCTCGGTGTGATGGTCGACGGCGAGCCAAAGCGAGGGTTCCCCACTCCGACCGGGAAACAGCAGTTCTACTCGAAAACGATGGAAGAATGGGGCTGGGACGACGACAAGTACACACTTCCTCACTACATCAAATCCCACGTCCATCCGGAAGAAATCGACTACCACGAAGATGAGATGGTTTTCGTGCCGACTTTCCGGCTGCCGACTCAGATTCACTCGCGCTCTTCGAACTCCAAGTACCTAGAGGAGATATCCCACAACAATCCGGTCTGGATTCACACGAAAGACGCGGCCCGACTCGGCGTAGAGACTGGCGACCTCGTCCGTGTCGAGACTGACATCGGTTACTTCGTGAACGAAGCCTGGGTGACCGAGAGTATCAAACCCGGAATCATCGCGATGTCCCACCACATGGGGCAGTGGAAAATCGACCGGGAAGACGTTGATACCGACTCCAAGGAGGGTGGTGACCCCTACGGAAAGGTCACAGTCGATCTCGACAACGAGCAGAATCAGTGGGGGATGCGCCAGACAGAGGGGATCAAACCCTTCGAGAGCACCGATCCGGACAGCGAACGCGTCTGGTGGAACGACGGCGGCGTGGCCCAGAACCTCACGCACGCGCCGCATCCGGACCCCATCTCGGGGATGCACTGCTGGCACCAGCACGTCACCGTTATTCCCGCGAAAGAGGACGATTACTACGGCGACGTCTACGTGGACACAGACAAGTCGATGGAGATTTATCGGGAATGGAAGGAGGATACGAAGCCTGCACCCGGCCCGAATAAGTTGCGTCGTCCGAAATGGCTGAAGCGGCCGGTCGCGCCCCCGACCGAAGACGGCCAAGACGACGCGTGGTACGTGGACGGTCCCGTGGGACGGCCCGATAAGTGGGATGTCGACCGCGGTTCGGACTATGCCGGTTCCTCCTCGGCCGCCGGCGACGATGACTGA
- the nrfD gene encoding NrfD/PsrC family molybdoenzyme membrane anchor subunit codes for MVFDTRSYQHVPVVTITNYGFIIDNRKCIGCHACTVACKAEHDDPIGVNKTWVKQIEKGEFPNTNRNFSVMRCNHCDDSPCTDVCPVTALWEREDGIVDFDPDRCIGCVACMQGCPYDALYIDPETSTAAKCNYCSHRVDAGREPACVTVCPEDAIISGDMEDNDTEITATMSRQEVQARKPEKGTEPKLFYVDGDEGSTTPGTSGREDHYMWSDAPHNTEVEGGEREDFDLQRAAESLAESDIRFSGDEDEARAAVESAARSDGGCACGGNCGCQSERDSQVASDGGVPSSSTANGTRTTEGPEKSRTERAYELIHEEVTRVYDIGENHYKSWGWEVYSYTWTKSISAGVFMIPALLMIAGFIDPNATLVGVSAVMSTVFLGLTGVLLILDLEQPKRFHWVLLRPNWTSWLVKGAYIITAFGGYLALVLLGWFLGLESLVTNPAILAVGAVLAASTAIYTAFLFSQSKGRDLWQSPAMPLHMFTQAIIAGSATTAMLGIAGYDGLVDPSRLLLGAGLILHLALVTSEIFTPHQTEDAEEAAARITRGEFARAFWIGGMAVGIAAPLVILAASGSVAAIVSAGLLALAGLFAFEYCWITAPQTISLA; via the coding sequence GTGGTGTTCGATACACGTTCATACCAACACGTACCGGTGGTCACTATTACCAACTACGGATTCATTATTGATAACCGCAAATGCATCGGGTGCCACGCCTGCACAGTAGCGTGCAAGGCTGAACACGACGATCCCATCGGTGTCAACAAGACCTGGGTGAAACAGATCGAGAAGGGAGAATTCCCGAATACGAACCGTAACTTTTCGGTGATGCGATGTAATCACTGCGACGATTCACCGTGTACCGATGTCTGCCCGGTAACAGCACTCTGGGAGCGCGAAGACGGCATCGTTGACTTCGATCCGGATCGCTGTATCGGCTGTGTCGCGTGTATGCAGGGCTGTCCCTACGACGCGCTCTACATCGACCCGGAGACATCGACTGCCGCGAAGTGTAATTACTGCTCGCATCGCGTGGATGCAGGTCGTGAACCGGCCTGCGTCACCGTCTGCCCGGAAGATGCGATCATTTCAGGAGACATGGAGGACAATGATACTGAGATCACAGCAACCATGTCCCGACAGGAAGTTCAGGCGCGAAAACCGGAGAAAGGGACCGAGCCAAAGCTCTTCTACGTCGACGGTGACGAGGGGAGCACCACGCCCGGCACATCTGGCCGTGAAGACCACTATATGTGGAGTGACGCACCACACAACACCGAGGTAGAAGGGGGTGAACGCGAGGACTTCGACCTCCAGCGTGCCGCCGAGTCGCTGGCAGAGTCCGATATCCGATTCTCAGGGGATGAGGACGAAGCCAGGGCCGCGGTTGAGTCCGCGGCCAGATCCGACGGTGGTTGTGCTTGCGGCGGGAACTGCGGCTGTCAAAGCGAACGCGACTCGCAAGTTGCTTCGGACGGCGGTGTCCCTTCGAGCAGTACCGCTAATGGGACACGTACCACCGAAGGGCCTGAGAAATCCCGGACCGAACGGGCCTATGAACTCATCCACGAGGAGGTAACGCGCGTCTACGATATCGGCGAAAACCATTACAAATCCTGGGGTTGGGAGGTATACTCCTACACCTGGACGAAATCGATCTCCGCTGGTGTCTTCATGATTCCAGCCCTGCTGATGATCGCCGGATTTATCGATCCAAACGCCACGCTTGTTGGCGTGAGCGCCGTCATGAGTACCGTCTTCCTCGGGCTCACCGGTGTTTTACTCATCCTGGATCTTGAACAGCCGAAACGGTTCCACTGGGTCCTCTTGCGACCGAACTGGACATCATGGCTCGTGAAGGGCGCGTACATCATCACCGCATTTGGCGGCTATCTCGCCCTGGTGCTCCTCGGCTGGTTCCTGGGCCTCGAGTCGCTTGTGACGAATCCAGCAATCCTGGCCGTTGGTGCAGTACTCGCCGCTTCGACGGCCATCTACACTGCGTTCCTCTTCAGCCAGTCGAAGGGACGCGACCTCTGGCAGAGCCCCGCGATGCCGCTGCACATGTTCACCCAGGCGATCATCGCGGGCAGCGCGACGACCGCCATGCTCGGGATTGCAGGCTACGACGGACTCGTCGATCCATCACGGCTCCTCCTCGGGGCTGGCCTGATCCTCCACCTGGCCCTCGTGACCTCGGAGATCTTCACGCCTCACCAGACCGAAGACGCAGAGGAGGCGGCCGCACGGATCACCCGCGGCGAATTTGCACGGGCATTCTGGATCGGCGGCATGGCCGTCGGAATCGCCGCCCCGCTTGTGATACTCGCCGCCAGCGGGAGTGTCGCTGCCATCGTTTCCGCTGGGCTCCTGGCGCTCGCCGGGTTATTCGCCTTCGAGTACTGCTGGATAACTGCACCGCAGACCATTTCACTCGCATAA
- a CDS encoding DUF2299 family protein, translated as MTEHTDAESIRNWIDDDLVENVDQISDDAAEFNFTVKISNLLIHVIRREPNGPVLIGQQIEYGESIQASINQLSDTQRNKLIARIRETLTAVPVIYGFHDEHDNNVRFGDMHRIFLEHRIYPGEMSQHALMNGLIAVWKTMRYLDDITTLIDSVDE; from the coding sequence GTGACTGAACATACCGACGCCGAGTCGATTCGAAACTGGATCGACGACGATCTCGTGGAGAACGTCGACCAGATTTCGGACGACGCTGCAGAATTCAACTTCACGGTCAAAATATCGAACTTGCTGATCCACGTGATCCGACGAGAGCCGAACGGTCCGGTGCTCATCGGCCAACAGATCGAGTACGGTGAATCGATCCAGGCAAGTATCAACCAACTGTCTGATACCCAGCGAAACAAGTTGATCGCGAGAATCCGCGAGACGCTCACCGCAGTCCCGGTCATCTACGGATTCCACGACGAACACGACAACAACGTCCGGTTTGGGGACATGCACCGAATCTTCCTGGAGCATCGCATCTACCCTGGGGAGATGAGTCAACATGCCCTTATGAACGGGCTTATCGCGGTCTGGAAGACCATGCGATATCTCGACGATATCACGACACTGATCGATAGCGTCGATGAATGA